One region of Oxalobacteraceae bacterium OTU3CAMAD1 genomic DNA includes:
- the dxs gene encoding 1-deoxy-D-xylulose-5-phosphate synthase: MNLLQNIDSPADVRKLAYTQLTPLAHELRAYLLDSVSKTGGHLSSNLGTVELTVALHYVFNTPHDRIVWDVGHQTYSHKILTGRRERMNTLRQLNGISGFPKRDESEYDTFGTAHSSTSISAALGMAQAAKIKGEQRHAIAVIGDGSMTAGMAFEALNNAGVQDDINLLVILNDNDMSISPPVGALNRYLARLMSGQFYAAAKNVGKSVLPGPVLELAKRLEEHAKGMVVPATMFEEFGFNYIGPIDGHDLDSLIPTLQNIKQLKGPQFLHVVTKKGQGYKLAEAEPTLYHGPGKFNPAEGIKPAVAPGKMTYTDVFGNWLCDMAAADKKLVGITPAMREGSGMVRFEQEYPDRYFDVGIAEQHAVTFGAGLACEDMKPVVAIYSTFLQRAYDQLIHDVALQNLDVTFALDRAGLVGADGATHAGNYDMAYLRCIPNMVVMAASDENECRQMLTTGYQYKGPAAIRYPRGAGIGATIKPELTTIEIGKGEIKRKGQKIAILAFGSMVTPSMTAGETLDATVANMRFVKPLDVELVKQLAADHDYLVTVEEGSIMGGAGSAVAEALAAEGIVKQVLMLGLPDKFIDHGDPAKLLASVGLDGAGITASIKKRFDSTGDEPRLVVNNG, from the coding sequence ATGAACTTGCTACAAAATATAGATTCACCAGCCGATGTGCGCAAACTGGCGTACACCCAACTGACGCCGCTGGCGCATGAACTGCGCGCCTACCTGCTCGATTCGGTCTCCAAGACCGGCGGCCACCTGTCGTCCAATCTCGGCACGGTCGAACTGACCGTGGCGCTGCACTACGTGTTCAACACGCCGCACGACCGCATCGTCTGGGACGTGGGTCATCAGACGTACTCGCACAAGATCCTCACGGGCCGGCGCGAGCGCATGAACACCCTGCGCCAGTTGAACGGCATCTCCGGCTTCCCCAAGCGCGACGAGAGCGAATACGACACCTTCGGCACCGCCCACTCGTCGACGTCGATTTCGGCCGCGCTGGGCATGGCGCAGGCGGCCAAGATCAAGGGCGAGCAGCGCCACGCGATCGCCGTCATCGGCGACGGCTCGATGACCGCCGGCATGGCGTTCGAGGCGCTCAACAACGCCGGCGTGCAGGACGACATCAACCTGCTGGTGATCCTCAACGACAACGACATGTCGATCTCGCCGCCGGTCGGCGCCTTGAACCGCTACCTGGCGCGCCTGATGTCGGGGCAGTTCTACGCCGCCGCCAAGAACGTCGGCAAGTCGGTGCTGCCCGGCCCCGTGCTGGAACTGGCCAAGCGCCTGGAGGAACATGCCAAGGGCATGGTGGTGCCGGCCACGATGTTCGAGGAATTCGGTTTCAACTACATCGGCCCGATCGACGGCCACGATCTGGACTCGCTGATCCCGACGCTGCAAAACATCAAGCAGCTCAAGGGACCGCAGTTCCTGCACGTGGTGACCAAGAAGGGCCAGGGCTACAAGCTGGCCGAGGCCGAGCCGACCTTGTACCACGGTCCCGGCAAGTTCAATCCGGCCGAAGGCATCAAGCCGGCGGTCGCCCCGGGCAAGATGACCTACACCGACGTCTTCGGCAACTGGCTGTGCGACATGGCGGCCGCCGACAAGAAGCTGGTCGGCATCACGCCGGCGATGCGCGAAGGATCGGGCATGGTGCGCTTCGAGCAGGAATACCCCGACCGCTACTTCGACGTCGGCATCGCCGAGCAGCACGCGGTGACCTTCGGCGCCGGCCTGGCGTGCGAGGACATGAAGCCGGTGGTGGCGATTTACTCGACCTTCCTGCAACGCGCCTACGATCAACTGATCCACGACGTCGCGCTGCAAAACCTGGACGTGACGTTCGCGCTGGACCGCGCCGGCCTGGTCGGCGCCGACGGCGCCACGCACGCTGGCAATTACGATATGGCTTATCTGCGCTGCATCCCGAATATGGTCGTCATGGCCGCGTCGGACGAAAACGAGTGCCGCCAGATGCTGACCACCGGCTACCAGTACAAGGGACCGGCGGCGATCCGCTATCCGCGCGGCGCCGGCATCGGCGCGACCATCAAGCCGGAGCTGACGACGATCGAAATCGGCAAGGGCGAGATCAAGCGCAAGGGGCAGAAGATCGCGATCCTGGCGTTCGGTTCGATGGTGACGCCGTCGATGACGGCCGGCGAGACGCTCGACGCCACGGTGGCCAACATGCGCTTCGTCAAGCCGCTGGATGTGGAACTGGTCAAGCAGTTGGCAGCCGATCACGATTATCTGGTGACGGTGGAAGAGGGCTCGATCATGGGCGGCGCCGGTTCGGCGGTGGCCGAGGCGCTGGCCGCCGAGGGCATCGTCAAGCAGGTGCTGATGCTTGGTTTGCCGGACAAGTTCATCGACCATGGCGACCCGGCCAAGCTGCTTGCCAGCGTGGGCCTGGATGGCGCAGGCATCACCGCCTCGATCAAGAAGCGTTTCGACAGCACCGGCGACGAGCCGCGTTTGGTGGTCAACAACGGTTGA
- a CDS encoding polyprenyl synthetase family protein yields MSGAFDDWMKTVQAGSENDLSGFLPTATTVPAKLHDAMRYALLGGGKRVRPLLVYAAGALFDADPATLARAAAAVEMIHAYSLVHDDMPCMDDDALRRGKPTVHVAYDEATALLVGDALQSQAFLVLSEAAGVPASRQVAMLRLLAHASGSAGMCGGQAIDLDSVGLSLTLEQLEHMHQLKTGALLRAAVILGALAGKDLDEAEMTALNTYARAIGLAFQVVDDVLDATADSATLGKTAGKDAADNKPTYVSILGLEPSRALAQTLRLDAHAALAPFGDKALRLRELADLIVQRKA; encoded by the coding sequence ATGAGCGGCGCCTTCGACGACTGGATGAAAACCGTGCAGGCCGGATCCGAAAACGATTTATCCGGTTTCCTTCCGACCGCGACGACGGTGCCGGCCAAGCTGCACGACGCCATGCGCTACGCGCTGCTCGGCGGCGGCAAGCGCGTGCGCCCGCTGCTGGTGTACGCGGCCGGCGCACTGTTCGACGCCGACCCGGCCACCTTGGCGCGCGCCGCCGCCGCCGTCGAAATGATCCACGCCTATTCGCTGGTGCACGACGACATGCCGTGCATGGACGACGACGCGCTGCGCCGGGGCAAGCCGACCGTGCACGTCGCCTACGACGAAGCGACCGCGCTGCTGGTCGGCGACGCGCTGCAATCGCAGGCCTTCCTGGTGCTGTCCGAGGCGGCCGGCGTGCCGGCGTCGCGCCAGGTGGCGATGCTGCGCCTGCTGGCGCATGCATCCGGTTCTGCCGGCATGTGCGGCGGCCAGGCGATCGATCTCGACAGCGTGGGCCTCAGCCTGACGCTGGAACAGCTGGAGCATATGCACCAGCTGAAAACCGGCGCGCTGCTGCGCGCCGCCGTGATCCTTGGCGCGCTGGCCGGCAAGGATCTTGACGAGGCCGAAATGACGGCGCTGAACACCTACGCGCGCGCCATCGGCCTGGCGTTCCAGGTGGTCGACGACGTGCTCGACGCCACGGCCGATTCGGCCACCCTGGGCAAGACCGCCGGCAAGGACGCCGCCGACAACAAGCCGACCTACGTGTCGATACTGGGTCTGGAACCGTCGCGCGCGCTGGCGCAAACATTGCGGCTCGATGCGCACGCAGCGCTCGCGCCGTTCGGAGACAAAGCTCTGCGGTTACGCGAACTCGCGGATTTGATCGTGCAGCGGAAGGCATAA
- a CDS encoding exodeoxyribonuclease VII small subunit — MSKKLTADATAAAPVSFEEAMAELATLVAQMEAGQLPLEASVAAYARGSELVKFCAAQLEKVESQVKVLEGDMLKPFAESGEAEQ; from the coding sequence ATGTCTAAGAAATTAACCGCCGACGCGACCGCCGCCGCCCCCGTCTCGTTTGAAGAAGCGATGGCGGAGCTGGCTACCTTGGTTGCGCAAATGGAAGCAGGGCAACTGCCGCTCGAAGCGTCGGTGGCCGCCTATGCGCGCGGCTCGGAGCTGGTCAAGTTCTGCGCCGCCCAGCTCGAAAAAGTCGAATCCCAGGTCAAGGTGCTGGAGGGCGACATGCTCAAGCCGTTCGCGGAGAGCGGCGAGGCCGAGCAATGA
- a CDS encoding aromatic ring-hydroxylating dioxygenase subunit alpha: MSDLGTHAKLARPHAQLPVNVYFDEALLQREMQQLFQAGPRYVGHELMVPNVGDFATLVSENEGRMLVRNANGLELLSNVCRHRQALMFNGRGNANNIVCPLHRWTYDLKGELIGAPHFAETPCLNLPKTQLQSWNGLLFEQNGYNVMDKLKNLSVTGDLDFSGYMFDHAEVQICNYNWKTFIEVYLEDYHVEPFHPGLGGFVSCDDLRWEFGRDYSVQTVGVNKGLLKSGSEIYKRWQEQVLKFRGGEPPPFGAIWLTLYPNIMVEWYPHVLIVSTLWPDGPQRTRNVVEFYYPEEIVLFEREFIEAERAAYMETVAEDDEIALRMDAGRKALFDRGTSDAGPYQSPMEDGMQHFHEWYRANIDISAAQGRST, encoded by the coding sequence ATGTCCGATCTGGGTACCCACGCCAAGCTGGCGCGTCCACACGCGCAACTGCCGGTAAACGTCTACTTCGACGAAGCGCTGTTGCAGCGTGAAATGCAGCAATTATTCCAGGCCGGTCCGCGTTACGTCGGGCACGAACTGATGGTGCCGAACGTCGGCGATTTTGCGACCCTCGTTTCCGAAAACGAAGGGCGTATGCTGGTGCGCAACGCAAACGGCCTCGAATTGCTGTCCAACGTCTGCCGCCACCGCCAGGCGCTGATGTTCAACGGCCGTGGCAATGCCAACAACATCGTCTGCCCGCTGCACCGCTGGACCTACGACCTCAAGGGCGAACTGATCGGCGCACCGCACTTCGCCGAGACGCCGTGCCTGAACCTGCCCAAGACCCAGCTGCAAAGCTGGAACGGCCTGCTGTTCGAGCAAAACGGCTACAACGTCATGGACAAGCTCAAGAACCTGTCGGTGACCGGGGATTTGGATTTTTCCGGCTATATGTTCGACCACGCCGAAGTGCAGATCTGCAACTACAACTGGAAGACCTTCATCGAGGTCTATCTGGAGGATTACCACGTCGAGCCGTTCCACCCGGGCCTGGGCGGCTTTGTCAGCTGCGACGACCTGCGCTGGGAATTCGGCCGCGACTACAGCGTGCAGACCGTGGGCGTGAACAAGGGCCTGCTCAAATCGGGTTCCGAGATCTACAAGCGCTGGCAGGAGCAGGTGCTCAAGTTCCGTGGCGGCGAACCGCCGCCGTTCGGCGCCATCTGGCTGACCCTGTACCCGAACATCATGGTCGAGTGGTACCCGCACGTGCTGATCGTCTCGACCCTGTGGCCGGACGGCCCGCAGCGCACCCGCAACGTGGTGGAGTTCTACTACCCCGAGGAAATCGTGCTGTTCGAGCGCGAGTTCATCGAGGCCGAGCGCGCCGCCTACATGGAAACCGTGGCCGAGGACGACGAGATCGCGCTGCGCATGGACGCCGGCCGCAAGGCCCTGTTCGATCGCGGCACCAGCGACGCCGGCCCCTACCAGTCGCCGATGGAAGACGGCATGCAGCACTTCCACGAGTGGTACCGCGCCAATATAGACATATCGGCGGCCCAGGGCCGCTCAACATAG
- a CDS encoding DMT family transporter produces MQSLWMLFASFMFAIMGVCVKLASEEFSTSEMVMYRGIVGVIVLAVIIRAQGGSFRTSMPMAHFWRCLIGVISLWLWYYSIANLPLATAMTLNYLSPIWIAVWLFAMGWWHAKNQVKWPLLVAVAMSFVGVTLLLQPAFHANQLVPALIALFSSVLTAMAYMQVRKLGLAGEPENRVVFYFAVMNIVAGVAGNYLFAGDKPVVWHPIDTVHGGLLLLGIGVCATSAQIAMTRAYRLGQTLVVANLQYTGIVFSSIWGVLVFGDVFSWHSWAGIAIILASGVAATFYNTRNTERGKAIANTDPIASEV; encoded by the coding sequence ATGCAGTCACTTTGGATGTTGTTCGCAAGCTTCATGTTCGCCATCATGGGGGTGTGCGTGAAGCTGGCCTCCGAAGAGTTCTCGACATCTGAAATGGTCATGTACCGGGGCATCGTCGGCGTCATCGTGCTGGCGGTGATCATCCGCGCCCAGGGCGGCAGCTTCCGCACCTCCATGCCGATGGCGCACTTCTGGCGCTGCCTGATCGGCGTCATCTCGCTGTGGCTGTGGTACTACTCGATCGCCAACCTGCCGCTGGCCACCGCCATGACGCTCAACTACCTGTCGCCGATCTGGATCGCCGTCTGGCTGTTCGCGATGGGCTGGTGGCACGCCAAGAACCAGGTCAAATGGCCGCTGCTGGTGGCCGTGGCGATGAGTTTCGTCGGCGTCACCCTGCTGCTGCAACCTGCCTTCCACGCCAACCAGCTGGTGCCGGCGCTGATCGCGCTGTTCTCGAGCGTGCTGACGGCAATGGCCTATATGCAGGTGCGCAAGCTGGGCCTGGCCGGCGAGCCGGAAAACCGCGTGGTGTTCTACTTCGCGGTGATGAACATCGTCGCCGGCGTGGCCGGCAATTACCTGTTCGCGGGCGACAAACCCGTCGTCTGGCATCCGATCGACACGGTCCACGGCGGCCTGCTGTTGCTGGGCATCGGCGTGTGCGCCACCAGCGCGCAGATCGCCATGACGCGCGCCTACCGCCTCGGCCAGACCCTGGTCGTCGCCAATCTGCAGTACACCGGCATCGTCTTCTCCAGTATCTGGGGCGTGCTGGTGTTCGGCGACGTGTTCAGCTGGCACAGCTGGGCCGGCATCGCCATCATTCTGGCGTCGGGCGTGGCCGCGACGTTCTACAATACCCGTAACACCGAACGCGGTAAGGCCATCGCCAATACCGACCCCATCGCCAGTGAAGTCTAA
- a CDS encoding sulfurtransferase, protein MHTTLISAADLSQHLNDDNWVILDCRHDLMNPNAGRDGFAIGHIQNAQFANIDTDLSGAKVGADGKFHGRHPLPDRAALIATLRGWDINDDTQVVAYDAHGGMFAARLWWLLRWVGHPAVAVLDGGLAAWQSQGLPLVTMVVTRSGGTISDKPSLMHTVTVEDVESNLVTQTRVVVDARAADRFRGENETIDPVGGHIPGAKNRFFKDNLTPDGRFKSAEQLKQEFSPLFAAAPQAIMQCGSGVTACHNLLALEVAGLPGAALYPGSWSEWCSDPARPVATGG, encoded by the coding sequence ATGCACACCACGTTGATCAGCGCCGCCGACCTGTCCCAGCATCTGAACGATGACAACTGGGTCATCCTCGATTGCCGGCACGACCTGATGAATCCGAACGCGGGCCGCGACGGCTTCGCCATCGGCCACATCCAGAACGCGCAGTTCGCCAACATCGATACCGACCTGTCCGGCGCCAAGGTGGGCGCGGACGGCAAGTTCCACGGCCGCCATCCGTTGCCGGACCGCGCCGCGCTGATCGCCACCCTGCGCGGCTGGGACATCAACGACGACACGCAAGTGGTGGCCTACGACGCGCACGGCGGCATGTTCGCCGCGCGCTTGTGGTGGCTGCTGCGCTGGGTCGGCCATCCTGCGGTGGCGGTGCTCGACGGCGGCCTGGCCGCGTGGCAGTCGCAGGGCTTGCCGCTGGTGACGATGGTGGTCACGCGCTCGGGTGGCACGATCAGCGACAAGCCATCGCTGATGCACACGGTCACGGTGGAGGATGTGGAGTCGAACCTGGTCACGCAGACGCGGGTGGTGGTCGATGCGCGCGCGGCGGACCGCTTCCGTGGCGAGAACGAGACCATCGATCCGGTCGGCGGCCACATCCCTGGCGCCAAGAACCGCTTCTTCAAGGATAATTTGACGCCGGATGGCCGCTTCAAGAGCGCCGAGCAGTTGAAGCAGGAGTTTTCGCCGTTGTTCGCGGCGGCGCCGCAGGCAATCATGCAGTGCGGCTCGGGTGTGACGGCTTGCCACAATTTGCTGGCGTTGGAGGTCGCAGGGCTGCCGGGGGCGGCGCTATATCCGGGTTCGTGGAGCGAGTGGTGCTCGGACCCGGCAAGGCCGGTGGCGACCGGGGGCTAA
- a CDS encoding ZIP family metal transporter, with product MFSFTLLSKVVERMVSLSVGIMLSTSLLHALPEAFESHASARSLFATLLAGLLAFFLLEKLAIMRHSHHHEGDGHHHHHGHDKHEAGKAGWMILVGDGMHNFTDGILIAAAFMANPELGLVTALAIIAHEIPQEIGDFIVLLNAGFSRTRAYVYNLLCSLLAIAGGLLGYYTLDRASELIPYVLVFASSGFIYIAVSDLMPQMQRRATLRESVPQVLLIATGVAIVLFLTRNH from the coding sequence GTGTTCTCGTTTACGTTGCTCTCGAAGGTAGTCGAGCGCATGGTCAGCCTGTCGGTCGGCATCATGCTGTCGACTTCGCTGCTGCACGCCTTGCCGGAAGCGTTCGAATCGCACGCCAGCGCGCGCAGCCTGTTCGCGACCCTGCTGGCCGGCCTGCTGGCGTTCTTCCTGCTGGAAAAGCTGGCCATCATGCGCCATTCGCACCACCACGAGGGCGACGGCCACCACCACCATCACGGGCACGACAAGCACGAGGCGGGCAAGGCCGGCTGGATGATCCTGGTCGGCGACGGCATGCACAACTTCACCGACGGCATCCTGATCGCCGCCGCCTTCATGGCTAATCCAGAACTGGGCCTGGTGACGGCGCTGGCCATCATCGCCCACGAGATTCCGCAGGAAATTGGCGACTTCATCGTGCTGCTCAACGCCGGTTTTTCGCGCACCCGGGCGTATGTCTACAATTTGCTGTGCAGTTTGCTGGCGATCGCCGGCGGCCTGCTGGGCTACTACACCCTGGACCGCGCCAGCGAGCTGATTCCGTATGTGCTGGTGTTCGCTTCGTCCGGCTTCATCTACATCGCCGTGAGCGACCTGATGCCGCAGATGCAACGCCGCGCCACCTTGCGTGAATCGGTGCCGCAAGTGCTGTTGATCGCCACCGGCGTTGCCATCGTGCTGTTCCTGACCCGCAACCATTGA
- a CDS encoding dienelactone hydrolase family protein, producing MDDLKRDAESLLTKTSLSDGVDRRDFLKVALGSGFAAAAMPVMAQNVIKTDTTGLTAGTITLTVDGQTVPVYRAQPEGKTNLPVVLVISEIFGVHEHIADVARRFAKLGYLALAPDLFVRQGDPQKSASIADLQRDIISKTPDTQVMADLDALVAWAKANGGNPDKIAITGFCWGGRVTWMYAAHNPSIKAGVAWYGRLIGTSNANTPRHPIDIASSLNVPVLGLYGEKDTGITQDSIKAMQAMLAKGPNKSTFVIYPNSGHAFHADYRPSYVEADAKDGWGRMLAWFRQNGVA from the coding sequence ATGGATGATTTGAAGCGGGACGCGGAGAGTTTACTGACGAAAACCAGCCTGTCGGACGGTGTCGACCGTCGCGACTTCCTCAAGGTGGCGCTGGGCAGCGGTTTCGCCGCCGCTGCGATGCCGGTGATGGCGCAAAACGTCATCAAAACCGATACCACCGGCCTGACCGCCGGCACCATCACCCTCACGGTCGATGGCCAAACCGTCCCCGTCTACCGCGCCCAGCCGGAAGGCAAAACCAACCTCCCGGTGGTGCTGGTGATCTCCGAAATCTTCGGCGTGCACGAACACATCGCCGACGTCGCCCGCCGCTTCGCCAAGCTCGGCTACCTGGCCCTGGCGCCGGACCTGTTCGTACGCCAGGGCGATCCGCAAAAATCCGCCTCGATCGCCGACCTGCAACGCGACATCATCTCCAAAACCCCCGACACCCAGGTCATGGCCGACCTGGACGCGCTGGTCGCCTGGGCCAAGGCCAACGGCGGCAACCCCGACAAGATCGCCATCACCGGCTTCTGCTGGGGCGGGCGCGTGACGTGGATGTACGCGGCGCACAATCCGTCGATCAAGGCCGGCGTCGCCTGGTACGGCCGCCTGATCGGCACCTCCAACGCCAATACGCCCAGGCATCCGATCGATATCGCGTCATCTTTGAACGTGCCCGTGCTGGGCCTGTATGGTGAAAAAGACACCGGCATCACCCAGGATTCGATCAAGGCGATGCAGGCCATGCTGGCCAAGGGGCCGAACAAATCGACCTTCGTCATCTACCCCAATTCCGGCCACGCCTTCCACGCGGACTACCGTCCCAGCTATGTGGAAGCGGACGCCAAGGACGGCTGGGGACGCATGCTGGCGTGGTTCAGGCAGAACGGGGTTGCCTGA
- the polA gene encoding DNA polymerase I — protein MQNTLLLVDGSSYLYRAFHALPDLRSPDGHPTGAMHGMVNMLRRLRADYPAAYIACVFDAKGKTFRDDMYPDYKATRAPMPDDLRLQIEPIHIAVKAMGWPILMVDGVEADDVIGTLSVDAAKAGMKVVVSTGDKDLAQLVNPQVMLINTMTNEKMDEAGVLAKFGVPPNRIIDYLTLIGDTVDNVPGVAKCGPKTALKWLTQYDSLDGVMANADKITGAVGENLRKALEWLPKGRELITVKTDCNLSEHMMSISESLIARPEDSETLLTFFGQYGFKTLLRELNALTPAAPIGAAGKAAAAVAAGGAVSSNGDLFGEVPKVNVNYETVFTDEQLDKWIALIGAAELTAVDTETTSLEPMTAQLVGISLSVQPGVACYIPVAHAYPGVPEQLTREHVLEKLKPWLEDETKLKVGQNLKYDSHIFANHGVRLRGIHHDTLLQSYVFESHRTHDMDGLALRHLNHTTIPFVDVCGKGASMITFDKVDIQRATEYAAEDADITLRLHLSMIGEVENDERLSYIYRNIELPTAVVLQKIERNGVHIDAALLDTQSAELGARIVELEAKAHELAEQPFNLGSPKQIGEIFFEKLKLPVVKKTPSGAPSTDEEVLQKLAEDYPLPKVLLEYRSLSKLKSTYTDKLPKGINKETGRVHTNYAQAVAVTGRLASNDPNLQNIPIRTKEGRRIREAFIAPPGSHIVSADYSQIELRIMAHISGDENMLRAFAEGVDIHRATAAEIFGVAPDEVSSEQRRYAKVINFGLIYGMSAFGLAANLGIERAAAQSYIDRYFARFSGVKQYMDDTRLQAKARGYVETVFGRRLWLPEINSPNGPRRQGAERAAINAPMQGTAADLIKLAMVAVQNWLETDKLQTKMIMQVHDELVLEVPDAELELVKQKLPELMAGVAQLKVPLTAEVGVGKNWDEAH, from the coding sequence ATGCAAAATACCCTGCTGTTAGTTGACGGTTCCAGTTACCTTTACCGCGCCTTCCACGCGCTGCCCGACCTGCGCAGCCCGGACGGCCACCCGACCGGCGCCATGCATGGCATGGTCAATATGCTGCGCCGGTTGCGCGCCGATTATCCTGCCGCCTACATCGCCTGTGTGTTCGACGCCAAGGGCAAGACCTTCCGCGACGACATGTATCCCGACTATAAGGCCACGCGCGCGCCGATGCCCGACGACCTGCGCCTGCAGATCGAGCCCATCCATATCGCCGTCAAGGCCATGGGCTGGCCGATCCTGATGGTCGACGGCGTCGAGGCCGACGACGTCATCGGCACCTTGTCCGTCGACGCGGCCAAGGCCGGCATGAAGGTGGTGGTGTCGACCGGCGACAAGGATTTGGCGCAGCTGGTCAATCCGCAAGTCATGCTGATCAACACCATGACCAACGAGAAGATGGACGAGGCTGGCGTGCTCGCCAAGTTCGGCGTGCCGCCGAACCGCATCATCGATTACCTGACCCTGATCGGCGACACGGTCGACAACGTGCCCGGCGTGGCCAAGTGCGGGCCGAAGACGGCGCTCAAGTGGCTGACGCAGTACGACAGCCTGGACGGCGTGATGGCCAATGCCGACAAGATCACCGGCGCCGTTGGCGAGAACTTGCGCAAGGCGCTCGAGTGGCTGCCGAAGGGCCGCGAGCTGATCACTGTCAAAACCGACTGCAACCTGTCCGAGCACATGATGTCGATCAGCGAATCGCTGATCGCGCGCCCCGAGGACTCGGAAACCTTGCTGACCTTCTTCGGCCAGTACGGCTTCAAGACCTTGCTGCGCGAACTGAACGCGCTGACCCCGGCCGCGCCCATCGGCGCCGCGGGCAAGGCGGCGGCGGCCGTCGCCGCCGGCGGCGCGGTGTCGTCCAACGGCGACCTGTTCGGCGAAGTGCCGAAGGTCAACGTCAACTATGAAACCGTGTTCACCGACGAGCAGCTCGACAAATGGATCGCGCTGATCGGCGCCGCCGAGCTGACCGCCGTCGACACCGAAACCACGTCGCTGGAGCCGATGACGGCGCAGCTGGTCGGCATTTCGCTGTCGGTGCAGCCGGGTGTGGCTTGCTACATCCCGGTCGCGCACGCCTATCCCGGCGTGCCGGAACAATTGACGCGCGAACATGTGCTGGAAAAACTCAAGCCATGGCTGGAGGACGAGACCAAGCTCAAGGTCGGCCAGAACCTGAAGTACGACAGCCACATCTTCGCCAACCACGGCGTGCGCCTGCGCGGCATCCATCACGACACCTTGCTGCAATCGTATGTGTTCGAATCGCACCGCACGCACGACATGGACGGCCTGGCGCTGCGCCACCTGAACCACACGACGATCCCGTTCGTCGACGTCTGCGGCAAGGGCGCCAGCATGATCACCTTCGACAAGGTGGACATCCAGCGCGCGACCGAATACGCGGCCGAGGACGCCGACATCACGCTGCGCCTGCACCTGTCGATGATCGGCGAGGTCGAGAACGACGAGCGCCTGAGCTACATCTACCGCAACATCGAGCTGCCGACGGCGGTGGTGTTGCAAAAGATCGAGCGCAACGGCGTGCACATCGACGCCGCGCTGCTCGACACGCAATCGGCCGAACTGGGCGCGCGCATCGTCGAGCTGGAGGCCAAGGCGCACGAGCTGGCCGAGCAGCCGTTCAACCTGGGCTCGCCAAAGCAGATCGGCGAGATCTTCTTTGAAAAGCTCAAGCTGCCGGTGGTGAAAAAGACTCCGAGCGGGGCGCCGTCGACCGACGAGGAAGTGCTGCAAAAGCTGGCCGAGGACTATCCGCTGCCGAAGGTGCTGCTGGAATACCGCAGCCTGTCGAAGCTGAAGTCGACCTACACCGACAAGCTGCCGAAGGGCATCAACAAGGAAACCGGCCGCGTGCACACCAACTACGCGCAGGCGGTGGCGGTGACCGGACGTTTGGCGTCGAACGATCCGAACTTGCAGAACATTCCGATCCGAACCAAGGAAGGCCGACGCATCCGCGAAGCGTTCATCGCGCCGCCGGGTAGCCACATCGTCTCGGCCGACTATTCGCAGATCGAACTGCGCATCATGGCGCATATTTCGGGCGACGAAAACATGCTGCGCGCGTTCGCCGAGGGCGTGGACATCCACCGCGCCACCGCCGCCGAGATCTTCGGCGTGGCGCCGGACGAGGTGTCGAGCGAGCAGCGCCGCTATGCCAAGGTCATCAACTTCGGCCTGATCTACGGCATGAGCGCGTTCGGCCTGGCGGCCAACCTGGGCATCGAGCGCGCCGCCGCGCAGAGCTACATCGACCGCTATTTCGCCCGCTTCTCCGGCGTGAAGCAATATATGGACGACACCCGTCTGCAGGCCAAGGCGCGTGGGTACGTCGAGACGGTGTTCGGGCGCCGCCTGTGGCTGCCGGAGATCAACTCGCCGAACGGCCCGCGCCGCCAAGGCGCCGAACGGGCCGCGATCAACGCGCCGATGCAGGGCACGGCTGCCGACCTGATCAAGCTGGCGATGGTGGCGGTGCAGAACTGGCTCGAGACCGACAAGCTGCAGACCAAGATGATCATGCAGGTGCACGATGAGCTGGTGCTGGAAGTGCCGGATGCCGAGCTGGAGCTGGTCAAGCAAAAGCTGCCGGAGTTGATGGCCGGCGTCGCGCAACTGAAAGTGCCGCTGACGGCCGAAGTCGGCGTCGGCAAAAACTGGGACGAGGCGCATTAA